The Phycisphaeraceae bacterium genome has a window encoding:
- a CDS encoding DUF4190 domain-containing protein, giving the protein MSTTRGERMSDYNPYQQPTQHQYAPGMGGAPVMPPRVSGLAIGSLICSLIFCCPATTVIGPLLGLMAFLSISARPMERRGKGLAVAGILIGVLATTGQVMLTLWMINEAEKTDQYLRNAPGTMLTAGYAGDVTTFRADAAGSLAAVTDDEIKTFFEELRTRYGDFVSATYDEEAYFNSITGVQDLINPVQQHPFKLRFSGGEVTAEFGIAKSDPRTGRMYWGMVRVVNITIRDPDRGDITLP; this is encoded by the coding sequence ATGTCCACCACTCGAGGTGAACGCATGTCGGACTACAACCCGTACCAGCAGCCAACCCAGCACCAGTACGCGCCCGGCATGGGCGGCGCCCCGGTCATGCCGCCCCGCGTGAGCGGGCTGGCGATCGGCTCGCTGATCTGCTCGCTCATCTTCTGCTGCCCGGCGACCACGGTGATCGGTCCCCTGCTGGGATTGATGGCCTTTCTGTCGATCAGCGCCCGCCCGATGGAGCGGCGCGGCAAGGGGCTGGCCGTGGCGGGCATCCTGATCGGCGTGTTGGCCACCACCGGGCAGGTCATGCTCACGTTGTGGATGATCAACGAGGCGGAGAAGACGGACCAGTACCTGCGCAACGCGCCCGGGACGATGCTGACAGCGGGGTACGCGGGAGACGTGACCACCTTCCGAGCCGACGCGGCCGGGTCGCTGGCCGCCGTCACCGATGACGAGATCAAGACGTTCTTCGAGGAACTCCGCACCCGCTATGGAGACTTCGTCTCCGCCACATACGACGAGGAGGCCTACTTCAACTCCATTACCGGCGTGCAGGATCTCATCAACCCGGTGCAGCAGCATCCATTCAAACTCAGGTTCAGCGGTGGCGAGGTGACGGCGGAGTTCGGCATCGCCAAGTCCGACCCGCGCACCGGCCGCATGTACTGGGGCATGGTCCGCGTGGTCAACATCACCATCCGCGACCCGGATCGCGGTGACATCACCCTGCCGTAG
- a CDS encoding prepilin-type N-terminal cleavage/methylation domain-containing protein: MRNRAFTFVEVLVVLLILAVLIAMLLPALRRTKNSAEDIQSLSAIRQMHGAVTLYTHDHGLTYPFFGVPGNPEAGIWINGFHQSSGLPGGHQFFMQHQSLYVSALVKYLAGPMDTPSGPAFYQTHHPDRETPENLYVTGIVYSHSFIASPAFWKDGGPHEARYVQSTRVSMVRHPPRKVLFAYFNPTLYAENSVIIGFVDGSTRKEQRNMSGSITPDPLSPFKLNNRAPGLLTRNGVLGIDY, translated from the coding sequence ATGAGAAATCGAGCGTTTACGTTTGTTGAAGTGCTGGTCGTGCTTCTGATTCTGGCGGTCCTGATTGCGATGCTGCTCCCGGCCCTTCGTCGAACCAAGAACTCCGCCGAGGACATCCAATCTCTGTCAGCCATTCGCCAGATGCATGGCGCGGTGACGCTCTACACGCATGATCACGGACTGACGTATCCATTCTTCGGCGTGCCTGGAAACCCCGAGGCGGGAATCTGGATCAACGGGTTCCATCAGTCCTCGGGTCTGCCGGGGGGGCATCAGTTCTTCATGCAGCACCAGAGCTTGTATGTCTCCGCGCTCGTGAAGTACCTTGCGGGGCCCATGGATACGCCGAGCGGCCCGGCGTTTTATCAGACACACCATCCGGACCGGGAAACCCCCGAAAACCTCTATGTCACCGGCATCGTGTATTCGCACTCCTTTATCGCATCTCCGGCATTCTGGAAGGACGGCGGGCCGCACGAAGCGAGGTACGTTCAGTCAACCCGCGTTTCGATGGTTCGGCATCCGCCTCGGAAAGTCCTGTTCGCGTACTTCAACCCAACGCTGTACGCGGAAAACAGCGTGATCATCGGTTTCGTCGACGGCTCCACCAGAAAAGAACAGAGAAACATGTCGGGGAGCATCACGCCCGATCCGCTTTCGCCCTTCAAGCTGAACAACAGAGCTCCAGGTCTCCTCACTCGAAATGGAGTGCTTGGAATAGACTATTGA
- a CDS encoding M55 family metallopeptidase, protein MRILIMADMEGVSGIVTWEQVKGGSPMFEESRRLYTEEVNAAIRGARAAGATEIVAVDCHGAGGDWSFNSFIPELLDPDCEWVAHHTWGRYTELLEKGCDACLLVGMHARAGTPDGVLCHTISTVTWRNLWFNDDLVGEVGVNAAVCGHYGCPIALVTGDEATIRESREYLGEGFAAVQVKKGLSRYSARQIPPARARQMIQIGAKESLRNLVRLKPYVPAKPTTITIELETVDKAAPFRGRAGVEIIEPLKVVSRGADWMEAWNRVWGW, encoded by the coding sequence ATGCGCATCCTCATCATGGCCGACATGGAAGGCGTCTCCGGCATCGTCACGTGGGAGCAGGTAAAGGGCGGCAGCCCCATGTTCGAGGAATCCCGCCGGCTGTACACCGAAGAGGTCAACGCCGCCATCCGCGGGGCACGGGCCGCCGGGGCGACCGAGATCGTCGCCGTCGATTGCCACGGCGCGGGAGGCGACTGGTCGTTCAACTCCTTCATCCCCGAGCTGCTCGATCCCGACTGCGAGTGGGTGGCCCACCACACGTGGGGCCGCTACACCGAACTGCTCGAAAAGGGCTGCGACGCCTGCCTGCTCGTGGGCATGCACGCCCGCGCGGGCACCCCCGACGGCGTGCTGTGCCACACCATCTCCACCGTCACCTGGCGCAACCTGTGGTTCAACGACGACCTGGTGGGCGAGGTCGGCGTCAACGCCGCCGTCTGCGGTCACTACGGCTGCCCCATCGCGCTGGTCACCGGCGATGAGGCCACCATCCGCGAGTCGCGAGAGTACCTCGGCGAGGGCTTTGCCGCGGTGCAGGTGAAGAAAGGGCTGTCGCGCTACAGCGCGCGGCAGATTCCCCCCGCTCGCGCCCGGCAGATGATCCAGATCGGCGCGAAGGAATCCTTGCGGAACCTCGTGCGGCTCAAGCCCTACGTGCCCGCCAAGCCCACGACGATCACGATCGAGCTGGAAACGGTGGACAAGGCGGCGCCGTTTCGCGGCCGCGCGGGCGTGGAGATCATCGAGCCGCTCAAGGTGGTCAGCCGCGGCGCGGACTGGATGGAGGCGTGGAACCGGGTGTGGGGGTGGTGA
- a CDS encoding adenylosuccinate lyase, which translates to MTTSDQTYHSPLEGRYASPEMQAIWSDRRKFTTWRRIWIALAEAQKQLGLPITDDQIDELIAHAHEIDYERAAKYERELRHDVMAHVHALGDLAPKARPIIHWGATSQDVNCNTELLQLREALGLIAAKLARVIDALGSFAAKHRALPTLGFTHYQPAQPVTVGKRATLWAQDLVLALEGVEHELHSLRFRGVKGATGTQASFLALFDGDESKVEQLDRLFCEKLGWPADRRYAVTGQTYPRVVDARIINALSVAAAAAHRMATDIRLLANRKEIEEPFERHQVGSSAMPYKRNPMRCERACSLARFVMSLAQNPLNTAAVQWLERTLDDSANRRLTLPEAFLALDGTLDILHNVSAGLVVYEATIRANLMAELPFMASENLMMAAVKQGADRQAAHEVIRRHAQAAAERVKREGEGNDLLDRLRAEPMFASVDLNTVMDPYAYIGRASSQVDAFIREVVEPIRVRYRENLGAKAELRV; encoded by the coding sequence ATGACCACCTCCGACCAGACCTATCACTCACCGCTTGAGGGCCGCTACGCCTCGCCCGAGATGCAGGCGATCTGGTCGGATCGGCGCAAGTTCACCACGTGGCGACGGATCTGGATCGCCCTGGCCGAGGCCCAGAAGCAGCTCGGACTGCCGATCACCGATGACCAGATCGACGAACTGATCGCGCACGCCCACGAGATCGACTATGAACGGGCGGCGAAGTACGAGCGCGAACTCCGCCACGACGTGATGGCCCACGTGCATGCGCTGGGCGATCTGGCGCCGAAGGCCCGGCCCATCATCCATTGGGGGGCGACCAGCCAGGATGTCAACTGCAACACCGAACTGCTCCAGCTGCGCGAGGCGCTGGGGCTGATCGCGGCCAAACTGGCGCGAGTGATCGACGCCCTCGGCTCCTTCGCGGCGAAGCACCGCGCGCTGCCCACGCTGGGCTTCACGCACTATCAGCCCGCCCAGCCGGTGACCGTGGGCAAACGGGCCACGCTCTGGGCGCAGGACTTGGTGCTGGCGCTCGAAGGGGTGGAGCATGAACTGCATTCGCTCCGCTTTCGTGGCGTCAAAGGTGCGACTGGTACGCAGGCGTCATTCCTGGCGCTCTTTGACGGCGATGAATCGAAGGTGGAGCAACTCGATCGTCTGTTCTGCGAGAAACTGGGATGGCCCGCCGACCGCCGCTATGCCGTGACGGGCCAGACGTATCCGCGGGTGGTGGATGCCCGCATCATCAACGCGCTGTCCGTTGCGGCCGCCGCGGCCCATCGCATGGCCACCGACATCCGCCTGCTGGCCAACCGCAAGGAGATCGAGGAGCCCTTCGAGAGGCACCAGGTCGGGTCGAGCGCCATGCCCTACAAGCGCAACCCGATGCGCTGCGAGCGGGCGTGCTCGCTGGCTCGATTCGTGATGTCGCTGGCGCAGAACCCGCTGAACACCGCCGCCGTGCAGTGGCTGGAGCGCACGCTGGATGACTCCGCCAACCGGCGGCTGACGCTGCCCGAGGCGTTTCTGGCGCTGGATGGCACGCTGGACATCCTGCACAACGTCAGCGCCGGGCTGGTGGTGTATGAGGCGACCATCCGCGCCAACCTGATGGCCGAACTGCCCTTCATGGCCAGCGAGAACCTGATGATGGCGGCGGTCAAGCAGGGGGCCGACCGGCAGGCGGCGCATGAGGTGATCCGGAGACACGCCCAAGCCGCCGCCGAGCGCGTAAAGCGCGAAGGCGAGGGCAACGACCTGCTCGACCGCCTGCGAGCCGAGCCGATGTTCGCGAGCGTCGATCTGAACACGGTGATGGACCCATACGCCTACATCGGCCGCGCCTCGTCGCAGGTGGATGCGTTCATCCGCGAGGTGGTCGAGCCGATCCGGGTGCGGTACCGCGAGAACCTGGGGGCGAAGGCGGAGTTGCGGGTGTAG
- a CDS encoding RNA polymerase sigma factor → MSEGGPIPKRDQPTRSDASSTSGGGPLLTPLRELQLVEAYRAGDPEAIGTLLRAYQRRMFSVCYRMLRNDEEARDLTQEAMVKVLEGLPSFDARARLSTWIIRVTMNCCLSYLRKRKLRRHASIDAPPASVGPGMREGSQPLGGSGMLVDPGEPGPDRRVELGEQREALMRGLDVLDPQMRAILILRDMHDLDYLQIAEVLDKPVGTIKSRLFRARLALRQAMEGKPPEAPTDDAD, encoded by the coding sequence GTGAGTGAAGGCGGACCCATCCCGAAGCGCGATCAGCCCACGCGGTCGGATGCCTCATCCACCTCGGGCGGCGGCCCGCTGCTCACCCCCCTGCGGGAACTCCAGCTCGTCGAGGCCTACCGCGCAGGCGACCCCGAGGCCATCGGAACCCTGCTGCGGGCGTATCAGCGGCGGATGTTCTCCGTGTGTTATCGGATGTTGCGAAACGACGAGGAGGCCCGCGACCTGACCCAGGAGGCCATGGTGAAGGTGCTGGAGGGCTTGCCCTCCTTCGATGCCCGCGCCCGTCTGAGTACGTGGATCATCCGCGTCACCATGAACTGCTGCCTGAGCTATCTGCGTAAGCGGAAACTGCGGCGGCACGCCAGTATCGACGCCCCCCCGGCCAGCGTGGGCCCGGGGATGCGGGAGGGCAGCCAGCCCCTCGGGGGTTCAGGAATGCTGGTTGATCCTGGGGAACCCGGGCCGGACCGCCGCGTCGAACTGGGCGAGCAACGGGAAGCCCTCATGCGGGGTCTGGACGTCCTGGACCCCCAGATGCGGGCCATTCTGATCCTCCGGGACATGCACGATCTGGACTATCTCCAGATCGCGGAGGTGCTCGACAAGCCGGTTGGGACGATCAAGTCCCGCCTGTTCCGGGCGCGCCTGGCGTTGCGTCAGGCGATGGAAGGTAAGCCGCCCGAGGCGCCGACGGATGACGCGGACTGA